A region from the Silene latifolia isolate original U9 population chromosome 7, ASM4854445v1, whole genome shotgun sequence genome encodes:
- the LOC141590099 gene encoding uncharacterized protein LOC141590099 — MDGWSISTNNRWHKGGRIWILWNPNLFLIDFIDYSAQCINMRVTERNSNKKLCLSMVYAFNDITGRHSLWEQLVQFAATIHEPWVVCGDFNCVLSPSEKLGGDSTAAEIDEFQQCLDRCNLVDSPAMGSFFTWNNKQEVSTTVYSRLDRVLVNIEWSMDINSMCANFLPEGTFDHTPCLIQKLGRDDICRKPFKYYSMWGKSPVYLSNLTEWWQDDVQGTKMYRIVRKLKLLKHHLKKFNKDQFDDIENWSLRALKNLEFIQTKIAADPNNADWLSKEKTDHEEVKELQQACALFLSQRAKLAWDKDGDTNSKYFHGVIRSKFMRNQRIIHRGNICEAHHWDILQSPIIEQEIKDAIFSIPDHKAPGPDGFSSSFFKDSWSVIGNEVSGAILDVFKTGKLLKQVNSTTITLIPKCSMPNSVTQFRPIACCNVLYKCISKLLCNRLARVLPDLISKNQGGFIRGRSIIENIMVCQDLVRLYNRQSCSPRSMFKMDLMKAYDLVSWKYMKELLDAFNFPDKFKHLIMECITSDAFSLALNGETFGFFHGRRGLRQGDPISPLLFTLCMEYLTRILDCATAKLPFNYHPLCKQMKLTHLMFADDLIMFCKGDAKSMVLLLRAFSSFSNASGLKMNTQKSCAYFNGVNHRHKGEILSISGFVEGKLPFKYLGVPITAGRLKLTDCAVLIDKIVDRIRSLGAKKLSYAGRLVLVQSVLTTLHTYWASMFVLPKGVINRVDCICRNYLWERGTEFQRVPMISWQRVCSPKKEGGLGLKESGLWNIANIGKLVWWLATKPDKLWVQWVHHIYMKGLSWHTYTPSADTSWHWRKVCQVRDIIQAGFVDEFWIIGTGAYTVSGCYNWLREKRMQVEWYKSIWNTIAAPKHSFMAWLIANQALRLKDRLFCYNVSSDDLLGTQLQGSDILRQIARRRWTSGRKHVTTAAILAVWYMIWMQRNSARLTHQVTSPWVLAEQIINSVKSRIQVCKSKSFSFRDRLWLSKVHML; from the exons ATGGATGGCTGGAGCATTTCTACTAATAATAGGTGGCATAAGGGGGGTAGAATTTGGATCCTCTGGAACCCTAATCTTTTTCTTATTGATTTTATTGACTATTCTGCTCAATGCATCAACATGAGAGTGACTGAGAGAAATTCCAATAAGAAATTATGTCTGTCTATGGTATATGCCTTTAATGATATTACTGGTAGACATTCTCTTTGGGAGCAATTAGTTCAATTTGCAGCTACAATTCATGAACCTTGGGTTGTGTGTGGAGACTTTAACTGTGTACTTTCTCCTTCTGAAAAGTTGGGGGGAGATAGTACAGCTGCAGAGATTGATGAGTTTCAACAATGTTTAGATAGGTGTAATCTGGTGGATAGTCCAGCTATGGGATCCTTCTTTACCTGGAATAATAAGCAGGAGGTGTCCACTACAGTCTATAGTAGATTGGATAGGGTGTTAGTTAATATTGAATGGAGTATGGATATAAATAGTATGTGTGCCAATTTCCTCCCTGAAGGGACCTTTGATCACACACCTTGTCTGATTCAAAAACTAGGCAGAGATGACATATGTAGAAAACCCTTTAAATATTATAGTATGTGGGGTAAGTCACCAGTTTACCTCTCCAATCTCACTGAGTGGTGGCAAGATGATGTTCAAGGTACTAAAATGTACAGGATAGTAAGGAAGTTAAAACTTTTGAAGCATCATCTAAAGAAGTTCAATAAGGATCAGTTTGATGATATTGAAAATTGGTCTTTAAGAGctttgaagaatttggaatttaTTCAGACTAAAATAGCCGCTGATCCAAATAATGCAGACTGGTTAAGTAAAGAAAAAACTGATCATGAGGAGGTTAAGGAGCTACAGCAAGCCTGTGCTTTGTTCTTGAGTCAGAGAGCTAAGCTTGCCTGGGACAAGGATGGTGATACCAACTCTAAATATTTTCATGGAGTCATTAGGAGCAAGTTTATGAGGAATCAG AGGATAATTCATAGGGGTAATATTTGTGAGGCTCATCATTGGGACATTCTACAGTCTCCTATTATTGAACAGGAGATCAAGGATGCTATTTTTTCTATTCCTGATCACAAAGCTCCAGGTCCAGATGGATTTTCAAGTTCTTTTTTTAAGGATTCTTGGAGTGTGATTGGGAATGAGGTCTCTGGTGCTATTTTGGATGTGTTTAAAACTGGGAAACTTCTCAAGCAAGTGAACTCTACTACCATTACTCTTATCCCCAAATGCAGCATGCCTAATTCTGTTACTCAGTTTAGGCCAATAGCTTGTTGCAATGTGTTGTATAAGTGTATCTCTAAACTTCTGTGCAACAGGCTGGCCAGGGTTCTCCCTGATCTGATTAGTAAGAACCAGGGTGGCTTTATTAGAGGGAGGAGTATCATTGAGAATATTATGGTGTGTCAAGATTTAGTGAGATTATACAATAGACAATCTTGCTCTCCTAGAAGTATGTTCAAAATGGATTTAATGAAGGCTTATGATTTAGTTAGTTGGAAATACATGAAGGAACTACTGGATGCCTTTAATTTTCCTGATAAATTCAAGCATCTGATCATGGAGTGTATTACTAGTGATGCTTTCAGTTTAGCTCTTAATGGAGAAACTTTTGGTTTTTTCCATGGCAGGAGGGGATTAAGGCAAGGGGATCCAATTTCCCCACTTTTATTCACCCTTTGTATGGAGTACTTAACCAGAATTTTGGATTGTGCTACTGCGAAGTTGCCTTTTAACTATCATCCTTTGTGTAAGCAAATGAAATTGACTCACcttatgtttgcagatgactTAATTATGTTTTGTAAGGGTGATGCAAAATCTATGGTGCTACTCTTGAGAGCTTTCTCTTCATTTTCTAATGCCTCTGGCCTGAAAATGAACACTCAAAAATCATGTGCTTATTTTAATGGAGTTAACCACAGACACAAAGGGGAAATTCTTTCTATCTCTGGTTTTGTGGAGGGTAAGCTGCCTTTTAAGTATCTTGGAGTGCCAATAACTGCTGGAAGACTGAAACTGACTGACTGTGCAGTGCTTATAGATAAGATAGTGGACAGAATCAGGAGCCTGGGTGCGAAGAAACTATCCTATGCTGGCAGGCTTGTCCTAGTTCAATCAGTCCTCACTACTTTGCACACTTACTGGGCTTCAATGTTTGTTTTACCAAAAGGGGTTATTAATAGGGTGGACTGTATTTGTAGGAACTATCTTTGGGAAAGGGGGACTGAATTCCAAAGAGTACCTATGATTTCTTGGCAAAGAGTTTGTTCACCAAAGAAGGAAGGAGGTCTTGGTTTGAAAGAGAGTGGTTTATGGAATATTGCTAATATTGGTAAACTTGTATGGTGGCTGGCTACTAAACCTGATAAACTTTGGGTGCAATGGGTTCATCACATTTATATGAAAGGCTTGTCTTGGCATACTTATACTCCTTCTGCAGATACGAGTTGGCATTGGAGAAAAGTTTGTCAAGTCAGGGACATTATCCAGGCAGGATTTGTGGATGAATTCTGGATCATTGGTACTGGTGCATATACTGTTAGTGGCTGCTATAACTGGTTGAGGGAGAAACGAATGCAGGTGGAGTGGTATAAGTCTATCTGGAATACTATTGCTGCTCCTAAACATTCATTCATGGCGTGGTTAATTGCAAATCAGGCCTTGAGATTGAAAGATAGGCTGTTTTGTTATAATGTTTCTTCTGATGATTT ATTAGGGACCCAATTGCAGGGTAGTGACATTCTCAGACAAATTGCAAGAAGAAGATGGACCTCTGGGAGGAAGCATGTGACCACAGCTGCAATTCTGGCAGTGTGGTACATGATCTGGATGCAACGTAACAGTGCTCGACTAACACATCAGGTGACTTCCCCTTGGGTGTTAGCTGAGCAGATCATTAATAGTGTTAAAAGTCGAATCCAAGTTTGTAAGTCAAAGTCTTTCTCTTTTAGAGATAGGCTATGGTTGTCTAAGGTGCATATGTTGTAA